A single genomic interval of Alteromonas sp. CI.11.F.A3 harbors:
- a CDS encoding DUF697 domain-containing protein yields MNKQGSINTQGMNTSDATNNNTDDATSTTAPAYRAKVVQQRLDITPPDTAMPAKTETNEWQMDSAKARISTGGLTLGLGVLSIIGFFVFDAYTTLTASVAEHPIASTALAALLSGFVACFSYLSFREWRGYKQINKAIDDGQTIASLTGEDSIETVDKVLKRHGSRFTSSSYAAHCFAIYQKQLHNDMSAKERLGLYHDTVLNAVQQKAQKVLNKESITAGSLAFISPNNLIQTFAVMWISFRTIRRMAKIYGLRPGTIGNWKLLGVLAQNIAAQGVFDLATDEVANQIGGSLSAKFMENSAEAVAAGALNVRLGKALMKLLK; encoded by the coding sequence ATGAATAAGCAAGGCTCGATTAACACGCAAGGTATGAACACGTCAGATGCGACGAACAACAATACCGATGACGCAACAAGTACAACAGCGCCAGCCTATCGGGCCAAAGTAGTACAGCAGCGTCTTGATATTACGCCACCCGATACGGCGATGCCCGCAAAAACTGAAACCAACGAATGGCAAATGGACAGCGCAAAAGCGCGCATTTCTACTGGCGGATTAACCTTGGGGCTAGGTGTACTTTCCATTATTGGCTTCTTCGTTTTCGATGCCTACACCACGCTTACGGCAAGCGTAGCCGAGCACCCTATTGCTAGCACTGCTTTGGCAGCACTACTTAGCGGTTTTGTAGCCTGTTTCAGTTATTTAAGCTTTCGAGAGTGGCGAGGCTATAAGCAAATCAATAAGGCCATTGATGATGGGCAAACTATCGCATCGTTAACCGGTGAAGATAGCATTGAGACCGTCGATAAAGTACTTAAACGCCATGGTAGCCGTTTTACTTCATCGTCTTATGCTGCGCACTGTTTCGCTATTTACCAAAAGCAGCTGCACAACGACATGTCTGCCAAAGAGCGGCTGGGGCTGTATCACGATACGGTGTTAAACGCGGTGCAGCAAAAAGCGCAGAAAGTGCTAAACAAAGAGTCGATTACCGCAGGAAGTTTGGCTTTTATTAGCCCGAATAACTTAATTCAAACCTTTGCTGTAATGTGGATAAGCTTTCGAACCATAAGACGAATGGCGAAAATTTATGGCCTTCGACCCGGTACTATCGGGAATTGGAAATTACTTGGCGTATTAGCGCAAAATATTGCCGCACAGGGGGTATTTGATTTGGCCACCGATGAAGTCGCTAATCAAATTGGTGGTTCGTTAAGTGCCAAATTTATGGAAAATTCTGCTGAAGCCGTCGCCGCAGGGGCGCTTAATGTGCGTTTAGGGAAGGCGTTAATGAAGCTATTAAAATGA
- a CDS encoding acyl-CoA dehydrogenase family protein, with amino-acid sequence MDFSHNDKTNALLEKLDAFIAEHIEPIENEVYDFHHKENHHSDWKKWKLHPGTEALKQKAREAGLANLFLPDAELGKGLTTLEYAPMAERMGRFLFAPEIFNCNAPDTGNMEVLYHFGNDDQKAKWLTPLLAGEIRSVFGMTEPDVASSDATNMAATIIEDGDDVVINGKKWWSTGLGHPNAAFTIFMGLSNPENDKHSRHSMVIVPLDTPGITITRMLDAYGDYDAPYGHGEMHFDNVRVSKENLVMGLGKGFAIAQGRLGPGRIHHCMRAIGMAEKSLELALKRGHERVAFGKPIIRLGGNLERVAEARMAIEQARLLTLHAAWKIDNLGVKHAMTEISAIKVVVPNMLQSVVDMALQLHGGAGMCSDFPLARFAAGARALRLADGPDEVHKGMVSRIELRKYQ; translated from the coding sequence ATGGATTTTTCGCATAACGATAAAACAAACGCCCTACTCGAAAAACTTGATGCATTTATTGCTGAACATATCGAGCCCATTGAAAATGAAGTTTATGATTTTCATCATAAAGAGAATCATCACAGTGATTGGAAGAAATGGAAACTACACCCTGGCACCGAGGCGCTAAAACAAAAAGCGCGCGAGGCAGGGTTAGCCAATTTATTTTTGCCAGATGCTGAACTTGGCAAAGGGTTAACGACGCTTGAATATGCGCCCATGGCTGAGCGTATGGGAAGATTTCTCTTCGCCCCTGAGATATTTAACTGTAACGCACCAGATACTGGCAACATGGAAGTGCTTTATCACTTCGGGAACGATGACCAAAAAGCCAAGTGGCTTACGCCGTTGCTAGCAGGCGAAATACGTTCCGTCTTTGGTATGACTGAGCCTGATGTAGCATCATCTGATGCCACCAACATGGCAGCAACCATTATTGAAGATGGCGATGATGTAGTGATCAATGGTAAAAAATGGTGGTCTACTGGTTTAGGTCATCCTAACGCTGCATTCACTATATTCATGGGTTTATCTAACCCTGAAAACGACAAGCACAGCCGCCATAGCATGGTGATTGTGCCACTAGATACACCAGGAATTACCATAACCCGAATGCTAGATGCGTATGGCGATTACGATGCCCCTTATGGTCATGGTGAAATGCATTTTGATAATGTACGGGTAAGTAAAGAAAACCTAGTGATGGGTTTAGGTAAAGGCTTTGCAATTGCTCAAGGCCGCTTAGGCCCAGGTCGAATTCACCACTGTATGCGCGCCATCGGCATGGCTGAAAAATCACTTGAACTTGCCCTTAAGCGTGGCCACGAACGAGTCGCATTTGGTAAGCCTATTATCCGCTTAGGCGGCAACTTAGAGCGTGTTGCTGAAGCACGAATGGCCATAGAGCAAGCCAGACTATTAACTCTTCATGCCGCATGGAAGATAGACAACCTTGGCGTGAAGCACGCCATGACAGAAATATCTGCCATTAAAGTGGTGGTGCCAAACATGCTGCAATCGGTAGTAGACATGGCACTGCAACTTCATGGTGGTGCTGGTATGTGTAGCGACTTCCCAT
- a CDS encoding MBL fold metallo-hydrolase has product MKIHTISGYIQHIYLAEHAHGLLLLDGCSRADVDTVSKFITDTLHRPLNDLKLIVVTHMHPDHAGGAVRLKALTGAPIAAHPKAKNWYSGIMGRAAHAIDLALTLWVANRIGKQRESIWYNPVLRADILLDDNQNLPFFNEWKVLYSPGHTDHDLTIMHEPTRQAYVADLLVKVKGELVPPYPLCHPNQYRKSLQRIAQSSIETIFCAHVAPVQMVDIPFDHVIENAPTLPKNHWHSAKNRINRKLFGKTAQH; this is encoded by the coding sequence ATGAAGATCCATACCATTTCTGGCTACATTCAACACATTTACCTCGCCGAACACGCGCATGGCTTATTGTTACTAGATGGATGTAGTCGCGCAGATGTTGATACGGTGAGCAAATTTATTACTGATACCTTGCATCGGCCTTTAAACGACTTAAAATTGATTGTGGTAACACATATGCATCCCGACCATGCAGGGGGAGCTGTTCGACTAAAAGCGTTAACGGGGGCACCCATTGCTGCGCACCCAAAAGCGAAGAACTGGTATTCGGGCATCATGGGCAGAGCCGCACATGCTATTGATTTAGCGCTGACGTTATGGGTAGCAAACCGCATAGGCAAGCAGCGAGAGTCTATTTGGTATAACCCCGTATTGCGTGCTGATATTTTGCTTGACGATAATCAAAATCTGCCCTTTTTTAACGAGTGGAAAGTACTTTACTCACCCGGTCACACTGACCACGACCTTACCATCATGCATGAGCCCACTCGGCAAGCGTATGTTGCCGATTTATTGGTGAAAGTGAAAGGTGAGTTAGTACCACCTTACCCTTTATGTCACCCAAATCAGTACCGTAAGTCGTTACAACGCATTGCGCAGTCGTCTATAGAAACGATTTTCTGCGCGCATGTGGCACCGGTACAGATGGTTGATATTCCCTTTGACCACGTTATCGAAAATGCGCCAACCTTGCCAAAGAATCACTGGCATTCAGCCAAAAACCGCATTAACCGAAAGCTGTTCGGCAAAACCGCTCAGCACTAG
- a CDS encoding YHYH protein, translating to MAMKNINHRRLALIAGVLTLGTLTACGDHSNSESHVHAQNEAKKQSTTASLPTITEYFTDDVTISESLVDCTLSDGTETRCYIVTMPVNSGIDIGHDKGPWCPRNISDTAEDTGIWLSDNQVYDADGNFIENLATFYSDDNWQLFNPETGEVKVTDSKDACLAAARPDVAPEYQNYCVECQPEYAEDVEPQQYLIPAYPEKASRITQFDPHGGVGLAFNGVKMDAPAPVDAILGAYTLAPFDDCGGHVNPHVGYHYHAITECSSIDTALSTHGKMLGVALDGFTIFERKHPDGQVPDDLDDCGGHAIDGSRGGGQEGIGYHYHAGATGSNQILSCFSAPKGCAIEGDSMRCDVRRGPPGNRPPPPKPP from the coding sequence ATGGCAATGAAGAATATCAATCATAGAAGACTTGCGTTGATCGCAGGGGTGTTAACCCTTGGTACACTCACCGCCTGCGGCGATCATTCCAATTCAGAATCTCATGTCCACGCTCAAAATGAAGCCAAAAAACAAAGCACAACCGCTTCACTCCCAACCATTACCGAATACTTTACTGATGACGTTACAATAAGCGAAAGCCTTGTTGATTGCACATTAAGCGATGGAACTGAAACTCGCTGTTATATCGTTACAATGCCCGTAAATAGCGGCATTGATATCGGCCATGACAAAGGCCCGTGGTGCCCGCGTAATATCAGTGATACCGCCGAAGACACGGGAATTTGGCTAAGTGATAACCAAGTATACGATGCAGATGGCAACTTCATCGAAAACCTAGCCACCTTCTACAGTGATGACAATTGGCAGCTATTTAACCCTGAAACTGGCGAAGTTAAAGTGACCGACAGTAAAGATGCCTGCCTTGCTGCTGCGCGCCCCGATGTTGCCCCTGAATATCAGAACTACTGCGTTGAATGCCAACCTGAATACGCGGAAGATGTAGAGCCCCAGCAGTATCTCATCCCCGCCTACCCTGAAAAAGCCTCTCGTATTACTCAATTCGACCCTCATGGTGGTGTTGGCCTCGCGTTTAACGGTGTAAAGATGGATGCGCCTGCGCCAGTTGATGCCATTTTGGGCGCCTATACTCTTGCCCCTTTTGATGACTGTGGCGGCCACGTGAATCCGCATGTGGGTTATCACTACCATGCAATAACCGAGTGCTCGTCAATTGATACTGCACTTTCTACCCATGGCAAAATGTTAGGCGTGGCGCTAGACGGTTTCACTATTTTTGAACGCAAGCACCCTGATGGACAAGTACCTGATGATCTTGACGACTGTGGCGGGCATGCAATCGATGGTAGCCGAGGTGGTGGACAAGAAGGAATTGGTTACCACTACCATGCAGGCGCAACCGGCAGCAATCAAATTTTGAGCTGTTTTAGTGCCCCTAAAGGCTGCGCTATTGAAGGTGACAGTATGCGGTGTGATGTGCGACGAGGGCCACCAGGAAATCGTCCACCGCCACCCAAACCGCCTTAA
- a CDS encoding threonine/serine exporter ThrE family protein yields the protein MDTVEFIQIRRFIVKLGKMLHKYGTPAFRLEAYLLEVATYLGVHASFISTPTSLTFVIWSDRHEDEYNHASRLLPGDLDMNALSLTDELAGSLLSGELTLAEADKRLDAIDAMGSPYGKWLTGGAFGMATSAFAMLMGASWAEIGWSGLLGLLAYVWTLWSERSKRVNLMLEPATAFIAALLTCAIGTYIDPGINIPLIVLSSVIVFVPGLALTMGLAELSSRNMVSGTARTMDAVMQLFKLYFGAFLGVSAGFSLFGENVYQPAESLPYWATWLSVFLLCLALVAIFRTRVKHIPWAMAAAFIAYSATAWSSDYMSPGLGAFVGAFALGLFANAFTRIANQPATIVAMHGLIVLVPGSKTYIGLNSFISGQDFVQADHLGQEVFLIFMSLVAGLIFANVVMPTKKAL from the coding sequence TTGGACACAGTAGAATTTATTCAAATTCGGAGATTTATTGTTAAGCTTGGCAAAATGCTGCATAAATACGGTACGCCAGCTTTTCGATTAGAAGCTTACTTATTAGAAGTTGCCACCTACTTAGGCGTGCACGCCTCGTTTATTTCCACACCCACTTCATTAACTTTTGTTATTTGGAGTGACAGACACGAAGACGAATACAACCATGCATCCCGCCTACTCCCAGGCGACTTAGACATGAACGCGTTATCGCTTACTGACGAGCTTGCAGGCTCATTACTAAGTGGTGAACTTACCCTTGCTGAAGCCGATAAGCGTTTAGATGCAATTGATGCAATGGGCAGCCCGTATGGAAAATGGCTTACGGGCGGTGCTTTTGGTATGGCTACCAGCGCCTTTGCCATGCTGATGGGAGCAAGCTGGGCTGAAATTGGTTGGTCAGGGTTACTAGGGTTACTTGCCTATGTATGGACGCTGTGGTCTGAGCGTTCTAAACGGGTTAACTTAATGCTTGAACCCGCCACGGCTTTTATTGCAGCCTTGTTAACTTGTGCAATCGGTACTTATATCGACCCAGGTATTAACATCCCTCTTATCGTGCTGTCTTCGGTGATTGTATTTGTTCCTGGGCTTGCGCTTACCATGGGGCTTGCTGAACTGTCGTCCCGCAACATGGTATCAGGAACCGCCCGCACCATGGACGCGGTAATGCAGTTGTTCAAGCTTTACTTTGGTGCTTTTTTAGGCGTATCTGCAGGCTTTAGCTTGTTTGGTGAAAACGTGTATCAACCTGCTGAATCTTTGCCTTATTGGGCAACATGGTTATCAGTATTTTTGTTATGTTTAGCGCTAGTGGCGATATTTCGCACCCGCGTTAAGCATATTCCTTGGGCAATGGCGGCGGCCTTTATTGCCTACAGCGCGACGGCATGGAGTTCTGATTACATGAGCCCTGGGTTAGGCGCGTTCGTGGGTGCATTTGCGCTAGGGCTTTTTGCCAATGCTTTCACCCGCATTGCAAATCAGCCTGCTACCATTGTGGCTATGCACGGGCTAATTGTATTGGTACCGGGTTCTAAAACGTATATCGGGTTAAACTCGTTTATTTCGGGGCAAGACTTTGTACAAGCCGATCACTTAGGCCAAGAGGTGTTCTTGATTTTTATGTCGCTAGTAGCAGGGCTTATTTTCGCCAACGTTGTCATGCCAACTAAAAAAGCCCTCTAG
- the thiH gene encoding 2-iminoacetate synthase ThiH: MRIASTLLSQDLSNIALSIQSKTSKHVEQALVKTSRNIDDFMALISPAAAPYVEEMAMQSQALTRARFGNTMGLFVPLYLANLCANECTYCGFTMSNKIKRTVLNLSQIEKEIAAITDLGFSQVLLVTGEHEQKVGMPYFSEVLPSIRDSVSNVMMEVQPLPQKDYETLKSLGVDAVLVYQETYNPQEYARYHTRGKKQDFLWRLQASDRIGAAGIDKIGIGALLGLGDWRTDSVMTALHGQLIQQYYWRSRVAISFPRLRQCEGNTNDAANLLTQQFPNETQLLQLICAHRLFNPQAELSLSTRESARFRDGVLPLGITSMSAGSQTQPGGYSAPSEALNQFDIDDTRPVNSVAAAIEAKGLEPVWKDWMAFS, encoded by the coding sequence ATGCGTATTGCAAGCACACTTTTGTCGCAAGACTTATCGAATATCGCCCTTTCTATTCAAAGTAAAACCAGCAAGCATGTAGAGCAAGCGTTGGTTAAAACTAGCCGAAATATAGATGATTTCATGGCGTTAATATCGCCGGCTGCCGCCCCTTATGTAGAGGAAATGGCCATGCAGTCACAAGCACTAACCCGCGCACGGTTTGGCAATACCATGGGGTTATTTGTGCCGCTATACCTTGCCAACTTATGTGCGAACGAATGTACCTACTGCGGCTTCACCATGAGCAACAAAATAAAGCGCACGGTGCTAAACCTTAGCCAAATAGAAAAGGAAATAGCCGCCATTACCGACTTGGGATTTTCACAAGTATTGCTGGTAACAGGAGAGCACGAACAAAAGGTGGGAATGCCTTATTTTAGTGAAGTATTACCCTCAATCAGAGATAGCGTGAGCAATGTGATGATGGAAGTGCAACCGTTGCCACAAAAAGACTATGAAACCTTAAAGTCGTTAGGGGTGGACGCAGTGCTGGTTTACCAAGAAACCTATAACCCTCAAGAGTACGCGCGATATCATACCCGAGGTAAAAAGCAGGACTTCTTGTGGCGTTTACAGGCCAGCGATCGTATTGGCGCGGCAGGTATCGATAAAATAGGCATTGGCGCCCTATTAGGCTTAGGAGATTGGCGTACCGATAGTGTTATGACAGCCCTGCACGGCCAGCTTATACAGCAGTATTACTGGCGAAGTCGGGTAGCTATTTCTTTTCCGCGATTGCGACAGTGCGAAGGCAATACTAACGACGCCGCTAATTTACTCACCCAGCAGTTTCCAAACGAAACGCAACTGTTACAGTTAATTTGCGCTCACCGCTTGTTTAACCCTCAAGCCGAATTGTCATTGTCTACCCGCGAATCGGCGCGCTTTCGCGATGGTGTACTGCCACTGGGTATTACGTCTATGTCTGCAGGGTCACAAACCCAACCAGGCGGTTACAGTGCGCCGTCAGAAGCACTTAACCAGTTTGATATAGATGATACTCGCCCCGTTAATTCGGTGGCCGCCGCCATTGAAGCAAAAGGATTAGAGCCGGTATGGAAAGACTGGATGGCTTTCAGCTAG
- a CDS encoding LysR family transcriptional regulator produces MQDNRQFEKLDLNLLKVFEALWQQRNMTHAAESLHITPSAVSHAMRRFREILGDPLFAREKNHMLPTAACERLAPQILEALANIRRALSEFTAFNPAHSHQRFVIAMQESLELSVLPALLAKLEAHAPNVEIVSARLNRDTMVADLSNRNLHLVVDIGRPISPPVEHCLLTRDNYAVLMNTQHALRDSLSAEAYLNARHITVSNRTKGASVEEIALQQLGVSRPSLWRCQNYRAAAEVTANTNALLTLPGSIASALADERLSITALPFDLPALETHLYWHQHQEGEPGLMWLKALVLQLFA; encoded by the coding sequence ATGCAAGATAATCGGCAATTTGAAAAGCTCGACTTAAACTTACTGAAAGTGTTTGAAGCCTTATGGCAACAACGCAATATGACCCATGCTGCGGAGTCTCTGCATATTACGCCATCGGCAGTTAGTCATGCTATGCGGCGGTTTCGTGAAATTCTTGGCGATCCGTTATTTGCGCGAGAAAAAAATCATATGTTGCCCACGGCCGCCTGCGAACGGTTGGCACCTCAAATTTTAGAAGCATTGGCCAACATTCGCCGTGCATTAAGTGAATTTACTGCGTTTAACCCAGCTCACAGCCATCAGCGTTTTGTTATTGCTATGCAAGAATCGCTAGAGCTTAGTGTACTACCGGCATTATTGGCCAAGCTTGAAGCACATGCGCCTAATGTTGAAATTGTGAGTGCGCGATTAAATCGCGACACTATGGTGGCCGACTTGAGCAATCGCAATTTACATCTAGTGGTAGACATAGGGCGGCCAATTTCGCCGCCAGTTGAACATTGTTTGCTAACCCGTGATAACTACGCCGTTCTGATGAATACGCAGCATGCTTTACGTGACAGCCTAAGTGCAGAGGCTTACCTAAATGCCCGTCATATTACGGTGTCGAATAGAACTAAAGGGGCATCGGTAGAAGAGATTGCCCTGCAGCAACTTGGCGTCAGTCGCCCTTCGTTATGGCGTTGTCAAAACTATCGGGCTGCGGCAGAGGTTACCGCTAACACCAATGCACTGTTAACCTTACCAGGCTCCATTGCCAGCGCCCTTGCTGACGAAAGGCTAAGTATCACGGCACTGCCATTCGACTTACCTGCATTAGAAACACATCTGTACTGGCATCAGCATCAAGAGGGCGAACCTGGGTTAATGTGGCTAAAGGCGCTAGTATTACAGTTGTTTGCATGA
- a CDS encoding carboxymuconolactone decarboxylase family protein has translation MSKSYPDITKRISDNMKSLRAGIPDTMQGFSAMAKAATQDGALDKKTKELIALAIGISTRCDGCIGFHVKALVELGVTKEELEETLGMAIYMGGGPSLMYAADAMLAYEQFTQG, from the coding sequence ATGAGCAAATCGTACCCTGATATTACTAAACGCATTTCAGATAACATGAAGTCTCTTCGTGCTGGCATACCCGACACCATGCAAGGGTTTTCAGCCATGGCGAAAGCGGCAACGCAAGATGGCGCGCTAGATAAAAAAACCAAAGAGCTTATTGCATTAGCCATTGGCATTTCAACACGATGCGACGGCTGTATTGGCTTTCACGTAAAAGCATTAGTTGAGCTAGGTGTTACTAAAGAAGAATTGGAAGAAACACTAGGAATGGCCATTTATATGGGCGGCGGCCCTTCGCTGATGTACGCCGCCGATGCCATGTTAGCTTACGAGCAATTTACCCAAGGGTAA
- a CDS encoding YcjX family protein → MQNSLSSLLEKVRLAASASGETLSDIFSKETHRFTITGLSRSGKSMLFTSLMTMLKSRSEEGYACMPLLRYLPPSQVEFMRVEPIDGYKPFPLEENIAALAEGRWPAATEEAYGFKLIVRLTQTTSIKRHVLPHTDIVFEFIDYPGEWITDIPMLGKTYAQWSDSAWAQLSSGPQQHFANEWKDVVNAFDFEQPPTQTSINELVSAYRRYLVTAKQNGISLLQPGSFLLDSSDFDWQQLGFAPLPSSITSDVSHPWFNAFESHFSAFQKDWLTPLKQSVFRETDKQIILVDLFEGLNHSRQHLYQLKETLSHLADTFVYGQTGWFARNVMRKEAIGRVAFVATKADLIPVSERENLLSLLKQVTEGARARFVDKPIQFEHFLVSAIQVTDEGSSPNALRYQDAENGYVEAAFESIPASLKAMESDAHFPVLNTQVPQDYMARILSGRGLDRLLQFLLAEGVSNE, encoded by the coding sequence ATGCAAAACAGTTTGTCTTCTTTACTTGAAAAGGTGAGGCTAGCCGCGTCTGCTTCGGGGGAAACCCTGTCTGATATCTTCAGTAAAGAAACTCATAGATTTACCATTACTGGTTTAAGCCGAAGCGGCAAATCTATGTTGTTCACTAGTTTAATGACTATGCTGAAAAGTCGTAGCGAAGAGGGCTACGCGTGTATGCCTTTGTTGCGATACCTTCCTCCTTCACAGGTGGAATTCATGCGTGTTGAACCGATAGATGGGTATAAGCCTTTTCCGCTTGAAGAGAACATAGCTGCACTGGCTGAAGGCCGCTGGCCTGCCGCGACTGAAGAAGCTTATGGCTTTAAGCTTATCGTGCGGTTAACCCAAACCACCAGTATTAAGCGCCACGTGCTGCCCCATACTGATATTGTTTTTGAGTTTATCGACTACCCAGGGGAGTGGATAACCGATATCCCCATGTTAGGTAAAACCTATGCTCAGTGGTCTGATTCTGCATGGGCACAATTAAGCAGCGGCCCCCAGCAGCATTTTGCGAATGAGTGGAAGGACGTAGTGAATGCTTTTGACTTCGAACAACCGCCCACGCAGACCAGCATTAACGAGCTTGTAAGTGCCTATCGACGTTATTTAGTGACTGCCAAACAAAACGGAATTTCCCTGCTACAACCTGGCAGTTTCTTACTAGATTCAAGTGATTTTGATTGGCAGCAACTTGGCTTTGCGCCGTTACCATCAAGTATTACCAGCGATGTATCTCACCCTTGGTTCAACGCCTTTGAAAGCCATTTTTCCGCGTTTCAAAAAGACTGGTTAACGCCGTTAAAGCAGTCTGTATTTCGGGAAACGGATAAACAAATTATTTTGGTGGATTTATTCGAGGGGTTAAATCACAGCCGTCAGCATTTGTACCAGTTAAAAGAAACCTTGAGTCATTTGGCTGACACTTTTGTGTATGGCCAAACAGGATGGTTTGCCCGCAATGTTATGCGCAAAGAAGCCATTGGTAGGGTGGCTTTTGTGGCTACTAAAGCCGATTTAATTCCAGTGTCTGAACGTGAAAACTTACTATCGTTATTGAAGCAGGTTACCGAAGGTGCCAGAGCCCGTTTTGTTGATAAGCCCATTCAGTTTGAGCATTTTTTAGTATCGGCAATACAAGTCACTGATGAAGGCAGTTCGCCGAACGCATTACGTTATCAAGATGCCGAAAATGGCTACGTTGAAGCGGCATTTGAATCTATTCCTGCTTCGTTAAAAGCCATGGAGTCAGATGCACATTTTCCAGTGCTTAACACTCAAGTGCCGCAAGACTATATGGCGCGAATACTATCTGGCAGAGGATTGGATAGATTACTTCAATTCTTATTGGCCGAAGGAGTTTCCAATGAATAA